One genomic region from Stackebrandtia nassauensis DSM 44728 encodes:
- the ftsE gene encoding cell division ATP-binding protein FtsE: MIRLEQVSKHYARSNRPSIEDINVSIEKGEFVFFIGPTGAGKSTIIKLLLREVIPDKGKVWVNDKEVTKMSRWKVPAFRRSLGCVFQDFRLLPHRTAAENVAFALEVIGKPKTVARRVVPEVMDLVGLGGKEHRYPHELSGGEQQRVAIARAFVNRPLILLADEPTGNLDPDTSIEIMRLLDRINRTGTTIVMVTHDSNIVNQMRRRVIEIENGHMVRDQARGVYG; the protein is encoded by the coding sequence GTGATTCGGCTCGAGCAGGTTTCGAAGCATTACGCGCGATCGAACCGCCCCTCCATTGAAGACATCAACGTCTCGATCGAGAAGGGTGAGTTTGTCTTCTTCATCGGCCCCACCGGGGCCGGTAAGTCGACGATCATCAAGTTGCTGCTGCGCGAAGTAATACCTGACAAGGGCAAAGTCTGGGTGAATGACAAAGAGGTCACCAAGATGAGCCGCTGGAAGGTACCGGCGTTCCGGCGATCCCTGGGCTGTGTGTTCCAGGACTTCCGGTTGCTGCCGCACCGCACGGCGGCCGAGAACGTCGCCTTCGCCCTGGAGGTGATCGGCAAACCCAAGACCGTCGCCCGTCGCGTCGTCCCCGAGGTCATGGACCTGGTGGGGCTGGGCGGCAAGGAACACCGCTACCCCCACGAGCTGTCCGGTGGTGAGCAACAGCGCGTCGCCATCGCGAGGGCCTTCGTCAACCGGCCGCTCATCCTGCTGGCGGACGAGCCCACCGGAAACCTCGACCCCGACACGTCCATCGAGATCATGCGTCTGTTGGACCGCATCAACCGGACCGGAACGACCATCGTGATGGTCACCCACGACTCCAACATCGTCAACCAGATGCGGCGACGCGTCATCGAGATCGAGAACGGTCACATGGTT
- a CDS encoding PadR family transcriptional regulator, with amino-acid sequence MAGKELNATAAALLGLLHEGSMTGGQLMSEATRRLGPFWTMTRSQVYRELPALAEVGYVRVGKPGPRASVPYTISASGKRAFAKWINEESGIGQLRDPVALRTAFAHHMTPSALSDMYKDAIEYHNEALNDVKNRAKDLAADDAGAATAMDFAIGYHKAAITWLKSRQK; translated from the coding sequence ATGGCAGGAAAAGAACTGAACGCAACCGCAGCCGCCCTTCTGGGCCTGCTGCACGAAGGATCGATGACAGGCGGACAGCTGATGTCCGAGGCGACCAGGCGGCTCGGACCGTTCTGGACGATGACCCGCAGCCAGGTGTACCGGGAACTCCCGGCACTGGCCGAAGTGGGCTACGTCCGGGTCGGTAAGCCGGGCCCGCGCGCGAGCGTCCCGTACACCATCAGCGCGTCCGGAAAGCGCGCCTTCGCGAAGTGGATCAATGAGGAGAGCGGCATCGGCCAGCTGCGCGACCCCGTCGCGCTGCGCACCGCGTTCGCCCACCACATGACCCCGTCGGCGCTGTCCGATATGTACAAGGACGCCATCGAGTACCACAACGAGGCGCTCAACGACGTCAAGAACCGTGCCAAGGACCTGGCCGCCGACGACGCCGGTGCCGCCACGGCGATGGACTTCGCCATCGGCTACCACAAGGCCGCCATCACCTGGCTGAAGTCGCGCCAGAAGTAA
- the prfB gene encoding peptide chain release factor 2, with protein sequence MTGNDFSAELRSLNSTLESVTAVLDLDALSVEKSELEAAAASPDLWDDTTHAQKVTSRLSYVQSELNRIEDLRRRLDDAEVLWDLAQSEEDPAAVEEASKELAALSKAIEELEVRTLLSGEYDSREALISIRSGAGGADSADFAEQLMRMYLRWAERHGYPTEVYDVSYAEEAGIKSATFAVKAPYAYGTLSVEQGTHRVVRISKYDNQGRRQTAFAAVEVVPVVEQTDDIDIPDDEIRVDVYRSSGPGGQGVNTTDSAVRITHLETGIVVSCQNERSQLQNRATAMAVLKAKLLARRREEENAKIDELRGSVQASWGEQMRSYVQHPYQMVKDLRTGWETANVMAVYDGEIDGLIEAGIRWRKQQENQKATESQK encoded by the coding sequence GTGACCGGTAACGACTTCTCGGCTGAACTACGCAGCCTCAACTCGACTCTTGAGTCCGTGACCGCGGTGCTGGACCTCGACGCCCTGAGCGTCGAGAAATCCGAGCTCGAGGCCGCCGCCGCCTCCCCGGACCTGTGGGACGACACCACCCACGCCCAGAAGGTCACCTCCCGACTGTCCTATGTCCAAAGCGAGCTAAATCGGATCGAGGACTTGCGCCGTCGCCTCGACGACGCCGAGGTGCTGTGGGACCTGGCCCAGTCCGAGGAGGACCCCGCCGCCGTCGAGGAGGCCAGCAAGGAGCTGGCGGCGCTCAGCAAGGCCATAGAGGAGCTGGAGGTCCGCACGCTGCTGTCGGGGGAGTACGACTCCCGCGAGGCGCTGATCTCGATCCGCTCGGGCGCCGGCGGTGCCGACTCGGCCGACTTCGCCGAACAGCTGATGCGGATGTACCTGCGCTGGGCGGAGCGGCACGGCTATCCCACCGAGGTCTACGACGTGTCCTATGCCGAGGAGGCGGGCATCAAGTCGGCCACCTTCGCCGTCAAGGCGCCCTACGCGTACGGCACGCTGTCGGTCGAGCAGGGCACCCATCGCGTCGTGCGGATCAGCAAGTACGACAACCAGGGCCGCCGCCAGACCGCCTTCGCGGCGGTGGAGGTGGTGCCGGTGGTGGAGCAGACCGACGACATCGACATCCCCGACGACGAGATCCGCGTGGACGTGTACCGCTCCTCGGGGCCGGGCGGCCAGGGCGTCAACACCACCGACTCGGCGGTGCGCATCACGCACCTGGAGACCGGCATCGTCGTGTCCTGTCAGAACGAGCGCAGTCAGCTGCAGAACCGGGCCACCGCCATGGCGGTGCTGAAGGCGAAGCTGCTGGCGCGGCGGCGCGAGGAGGAGAACGCCAAGATCGACGAACTGCGCGGCTCGGTGCAGGCGTCGTGGGGCGAGCAGATGCGCAGTTACGTCCAGCACCCGTACCAGATGGTCAAGGACCTTCGCACCGGCTGGGAGACGGCCAACGTGATGGCCGTGTACGACGGTGAGATCGACGGACTGATCGAGGCCGGGATCCGGTGGCGGAAACAGCAGGAGAACCAGAAGGCCACCGAGAGTCAGAAATAG